A DNA window from Undibacterium sp. YM2 contains the following coding sequences:
- a CDS encoding YraN family protein, whose product MRLAKTAETPDSKSGADQRTSRRRTGDEAESLALLYLQKAGLKLIQQNFLCKGGEIDLIMQDGAVLVFVEVRKRSSMQFGGAVASVTPAKQRRMVHAAQVYLLAKKTQPACRFDLVAIDGEQINWLKNIIVA is encoded by the coding sequence ATGAGACTCGCAAAGACTGCAGAAACGCCAGATAGCAAATCGGGAGCTGACCAGCGTACCAGCCGCCGCCGTACCGGTGACGAGGCAGAAAGCCTGGCACTGCTGTATTTGCAAAAAGCGGGCTTGAAACTGATACAACAAAATTTTCTTTGTAAGGGCGGAGAAATCGATCTCATCATGCAGGACGGTGCTGTGCTGGTCTTTGTCGAAGTCAGAAAACGTAGTTCCATGCAGTTTGGTGGTGCCGTTGCCAGCGTCACACCAGCCAAGCAAAGGCGCATGGTGCATGCTGCGCAGGTCTATTTGTTAGCAAAAAAGACCCAGCCAGCTTGTCGTTTTGATCTGGTGGCCATAGATGGTGAGCAGATCAACTGGCTAAAAAATATTATCGTCGCCTGA
- the rsmI gene encoding 16S rRNA (cytidine(1402)-2'-O)-methyltransferase, whose amino-acid sequence MSTTDKALFTSATVIEAVTRQNYPAATLYVVATPIGNVADISLRALHLLSLADAIACEDTRNTAQLLSRYGISKPLIAAHQHNEREVAEKILACLQAGERIALVSDAGTPGVSDPGAKIVDAVKLAGLPVTPLPGASAAISALSASGLINDRFYFVGFLPAKAGQRDSILREVQAIPASLIFYEAPHRIIEAVAAMRTVFGDDRRIVLAREVSKLFEEIHRCSLAEAESWLAADSHREKGEYVILIEAAPAAADDQELEARRVLQILLEECSVKQAASLAAQLTGQKKNALYQMALEMKQAEAE is encoded by the coding sequence ATGAGCACCACCGACAAGGCACTGTTCACGAGTGCGACTGTGATCGAGGCAGTCACCCGGCAAAATTATCCGGCAGCGACCTTATATGTAGTCGCCACCCCCATAGGGAATGTCGCTGATATCTCCCTGCGCGCCTTGCACTTGCTGTCGCTGGCAGATGCGATTGCCTGCGAAGATACCCGCAATACTGCCCAATTGCTATCGCGCTATGGTATCAGCAAACCCCTGATCGCAGCTCACCAGCATAATGAGCGCGAAGTGGCAGAGAAAATACTGGCATGCCTGCAGGCAGGCGAGCGTATTGCACTGGTGTCTGACGCTGGTACACCCGGTGTATCCGACCCGGGAGCCAAGATCGTGGACGCAGTCAAACTGGCAGGTTTGCCAGTTACACCTTTGCCGGGTGCGTCGGCTGCCATCAGCGCCCTGTCAGCCAGTGGCCTTATCAATGACCGTTTTTATTTTGTTGGCTTCCTGCCAGCCAAGGCCGGACAACGTGACAGTATCTTGCGGGAAGTGCAAGCCATACCCGCCAGCCTGATTTTTTATGAAGCGCCGCACCGTATCATCGAAGCGGTCGCCGCCATGCGGACAGTATTTGGTGACGATCGCCGTATCGTGCTGGCGCGTGAAGTCAGCAAACTGTTTGAAGAAATCCACCGTTGCAGCCTGGCAGAAGCAGAAAGCTGGCTGGCGGCTGACAGCCACAGGGAAAAAGGCGAATACGTGATACTCATCGAAGCCGCACCCGCTGCCGCCGATGATCAGGAACTGGAAGCACGCCGGGTCTTGCAAATCTTGCTGGAAGAATGCTCAGTCAAGCAGGCAGCGAGTCTGGCAGCGCAACTGACAGGGCAAAAGAAAAATGCCCTCTACCAAATGGCGCTGGAAATGAAACAGGCAGAAGCAGAATAA
- a CDS encoding septal ring lytic transglycosylase RlpA family protein produces MTLRMSAMPLRDCRLPLLAASAVLLVACGSAPKSNVVTADSPRPAGGTKTSPSQTAALPKANSGKGAYYKDDGPGDNIPEGLENTVDPIPTLENYSRSGNKPYVVFGKTYTPIADSTTPFVQRGVGSWYGKKFHGQKTSSGELYDMYKITAAHPILPIPSYARVTNISNGKQIIVRINDRGPFHASRIIDLSYTAALKLDVIGKGSSQIEVERLLPADIERMAENRKNQAPQAAQPVQVARQDAAVAVTTPVPARELPVVRTNPAATMSMEELLASQDSKPVEKFTPPVAATGTVSTSANASANSAGNTTASATPGYYIQFGAYAIRANAEAIMNHLKGRATSQLPGFDIVQQGSLYRLVSGPFANRTEAAAAIAQAGDLGVGKPLVVQR; encoded by the coding sequence ATGACATTGCGCATGTCTGCCATGCCTCTCCGCGACTGTCGCCTGCCTCTACTGGCAGCCAGCGCAGTATTACTGGTGGCATGTGGCAGTGCACCTAAGAGTAACGTTGTTACTGCTGATAGCCCGCGTCCTGCAGGTGGTACAAAAACCAGCCCGTCCCAGACAGCGGCCTTGCCCAAGGCAAATTCTGGCAAGGGTGCTTATTACAAGGATGACGGCCCCGGTGACAATATACCCGAGGGCCTGGAAAATACAGTGGACCCCATCCCTACACTGGAGAATTATTCGCGCTCAGGTAACAAGCCCTATGTGGTATTTGGCAAAACCTATACCCCGATAGCAGACAGCACCACGCCATTTGTGCAGCGTGGCGTTGGCAGCTGGTATGGCAAAAAATTCCACGGGCAAAAGACTTCATCCGGTGAACTGTATGACATGTACAAGATCACTGCAGCCCACCCCATCCTGCCTATACCTTCTTATGCGCGGGTCACGAATATCAGCAACGGCAAGCAAATCATCGTCCGCATCAATGACCGCGGGCCCTTTCATGCCAGCCGCATTATTGACCTGTCTTACACCGCAGCCCTGAAGCTTGATGTGATAGGCAAGGGCAGCAGCCAGATCGAAGTTGAGCGCCTGCTACCTGCTGACATAGAGAGAATGGCAGAGAACCGCAAAAATCAAGCTCCTCAAGCTGCCCAGCCTGTGCAAGTCGCGAGGCAGGACGCAGCAGTCGCGGTTACCACACCCGTGCCAGCCAGGGAATTGCCCGTCGTCCGGACCAATCCTGCTGCGACCATGAGTATGGAAGAATTGCTGGCATCCCAGGACAGCAAGCCAGTAGAAAAATTTACCCCGCCTGTGGCTGCTACCGGCACGGTCAGTACATCAGCTAATGCATCAGCTAATTCAGCAGGCAATACCACAGCGTCGGCAACTCCTGGCTACTACATACAATTTGGCGCTTATGCGATACGCGCGAATGCAGAAGCCATCATGAACCATCTCAAAGGCAGGGCGACCAGTCAGTTGCCAGGTTTTGATATTGTCCAGCAAGGTAGCTTGTACCGCCTGGTCAGTGGCCCCTTTGCCAATCGTACAGAGGCTGCCGCAGCAATCGCCCAGGCTGGCGATCTTGGTGTAGGCAAACCCCTGGTCGTGCAGCGCTAG
- the rodA gene encoding rod shape-determining protein RodA, which translates to MKMQKNSINWHFIRSHIFVFDATLAILVFLIMSIGIMTLYSAGMDFPGRVEGQIRNIMVSFFIMWVMANIPPQTLMRFAIPIYTFGVALLIAVALFGLVKKGSRRWLHVGIDMQPSEMMKIATPLMLAWYFQKREGALRWRDFVIGAVILGIPAALIAKQPDLGTAMLVTAAGFTVVFLAGLSWKFLISLITGAAIIIPTIVWPYLLHDYQRDRVLTMLDPNRDPLGKGFHIIQSTIAVGSGGLHGKGYMKGTQAHLEFIPEHTTDFIFAVFSEEFGFVGNVILVTLYFLLILRCLVIAANAPTLFSRLMAGAVTMIFFTYAFVNMGMVIGIVPVVGVPLPFMSYGGTALVTLGMGLGIMMSVQRNRKLVQT; encoded by the coding sequence TTGAAAATGCAAAAGAATAGTATTAACTGGCATTTTATCCGCTCGCACATCTTTGTCTTTGATGCGACCCTGGCAATACTGGTATTCCTGATCATGTCGATAGGTATCATGACCCTGTATTCTGCGGGCATGGACTTTCCTGGCCGGGTTGAAGGCCAGATCAGGAATATCATGGTGTCTTTCTTCATCATGTGGGTCATGGCGAATATCCCGCCGCAGACCCTGATGCGCTTTGCCATACCGATTTACACCTTTGGGGTGGCTTTGCTGATTGCCGTTGCCCTGTTTGGCCTGGTCAAAAAAGGTTCACGCCGCTGGCTGCATGTGGGTATAGACATGCAACCCTCAGAGATGATGAAAATTGCCACGCCACTCATGCTGGCCTGGTATTTCCAGAAGCGTGAAGGTGCCTTGCGCTGGCGCGATTTTGTGATTGGCGCCGTGATTCTTGGCATACCCGCAGCACTGATTGCCAAGCAGCCTGATCTGGGTACTGCCATGCTGGTTACTGCGGCTGGTTTTACCGTCGTTTTTTTGGCGGGTCTGTCCTGGAAATTCCTGATTTCCCTGATCACCGGGGCTGCCATTATTATCCCCACCATCGTCTGGCCATACCTGTTGCATGACTACCAGCGCGACCGGGTACTGACCATGCTGGACCCTAACCGTGATCCCCTGGGCAAGGGCTTCCACATCATACAATCGACTATCGCGGTTGGCTCCGGCGGCTTGCATGGCAAGGGTTATATGAAAGGGACACAGGCCCATCTGGAATTCATTCCCGAACATACGACGGATTTTATCTTTGCCGTGTTCTCTGAAGAATTTGGTTTTGTCGGCAATGTGATCCTGGTTACCCTTTACTTTCTATTGATACTGCGCTGTCTGGTGATTGCTGCCAATGCGCCCACGCTGTTCTCACGTTTGATGGCCGGTGCCGTGACTATGATATTCTTTACCTATGCCTTCGTGAATATGGGCATGGTCATAGGCATAGTCCCCGTTGTTGGGGTACCTTTGCCTTTCATGAGTTATGGCGGCACCGCACTGGTGACGCTGGGTATGGGATTAGGGATAATGATGAGCGTACAGCGTAACCGAAAACTGGTGCAGACATGA
- the mrdA gene encoding penicillin-binding protein 2, giving the protein MTELKNTERELHYFRMRLIFIGVFVFLCFAALITRFVWLQIIKHNDYALLADENRIDIVPVVPNRGLITDRNGVVLARNYSAYTLEITPSKISKDMDVLIDELAVLVDIQPKHRKRFRKLLEDSKSFESLPIRTRLTDDEVARFTAQRFRFPGVDIQARLFRQYPQGDSASHVIGYIGRISPKDAEIIDEMEDAANYNGTDYIGKEGLEKSYEKVLHGSTGFEEVEVAAGGRAVRVLSRTPPTSGKNLILSVDIELQKVIEEAFGDRRGALVAIEPETGDVLAFVSKPTYDPNLFVEGIDQQSWNELNTSEDKPLLNRPLTGAYPPGSTYKPFMALAALELGKRTTSQAIADPGYFTFGNHTFKDDKAGGHGMVDMYRSIVQSCDTYYYMLANDLTVDVMHDFMKPFGFGQITGIDLEHERSGLLPSTAWKREAFKKKPAQQRWVLGDTISLGIGQGQNTFTPLQMAHAMATLANNGIIMKPHLVKMTEDPQTRQRVLTVPKETARIPLKQENIDFIKNAMVGVTKEGTSARVFQGTEYVSGGKTGTAQVVGIKKGEKYNAKNMAARHLDHSLYTAFAPADRPKIAIAIIVENGGFGAEAAAPIVRKALDYYLLGKRPQDKGSKDQVPPQPKPQSDMTLYRSDAEVKAPAEPDPGPKPGGETTGNKD; this is encoded by the coding sequence ATGACAGAACTTAAAAATACGGAACGCGAACTGCATTATTTCCGCATGCGCCTGATATTCATCGGCGTATTCGTATTTCTGTGTTTTGCCGCACTGATTACGCGCTTTGTCTGGCTGCAAATCATCAAGCATAATGATTATGCCCTGCTGGCAGATGAAAACCGCATAGACATCGTCCCGGTTGTTCCTAACCGTGGGCTGATCACGGACCGGAATGGCGTCGTCCTGGCACGTAATTATTCTGCCTATACGCTGGAAATCACGCCCTCAAAAATCAGCAAGGACATGGATGTTCTGATTGATGAGCTGGCGGTGCTGGTGGATATACAGCCCAAGCATCGCAAGCGTTTTCGCAAGTTGCTGGAAGACTCCAAAAGTTTTGAAAGTCTGCCTATCCGTACCCGGCTTACGGACGATGAGGTCGCCAGATTCACGGCCCAGCGTTTCCGTTTTCCTGGTGTCGATATCCAGGCCCGCTTGTTCCGTCAATATCCCCAAGGTGATTCTGCTTCGCACGTGATTGGCTACATAGGCCGTATCAGTCCCAAGGATGCCGAGATCATTGATGAAATGGAAGATGCGGCCAATTACAATGGCACCGACTACATAGGCAAGGAAGGCCTGGAAAAAAGCTACGAAAAAGTCTTGCATGGCAGCACAGGCTTTGAAGAGGTGGAGGTCGCCGCAGGTGGCCGGGCGGTGCGTGTGTTGTCCCGTACCCCGCCAACTTCAGGCAAGAACCTGATCCTGTCAGTCGATATAGAACTGCAAAAAGTCATAGAAGAAGCTTTTGGCGACAGGCGTGGTGCGCTGGTCGCTATCGAACCTGAGACGGGTGACGTGCTGGCCTTTGTATCCAAACCTACCTATGATCCCAACCTGTTTGTCGAGGGCATAGACCAGCAAAGCTGGAATGAGCTCAATACGTCCGAAGACAAACCCTTGTTGAACCGGCCATTGACAGGAGCCTATCCGCCAGGCTCTACCTACAAACCATTCATGGCACTGGCCGCACTGGAGCTGGGCAAGCGCACCACCTCGCAGGCAATTGCTGACCCTGGCTACTTCACTTTTGGTAACCATACCTTCAAGGACGATAAAGCGGGCGGGCATGGCATGGTCGATATGTACCGTTCCATCGTGCAGTCCTGCGATACGTATTACTACATGCTGGCCAATGACCTGACGGTAGATGTCATGCATGATTTCATGAAACCTTTCGGCTTTGGCCAAATCACCGGTATCGACCTGGAGCATGAACGATCCGGTCTGTTACCTTCGACTGCCTGGAAGCGCGAAGCCTTCAAGAAAAAACCGGCACAACAGCGCTGGGTACTGGGTGACACGATTTCTCTGGGGATTGGTCAGGGACAAAATACTTTCACTCCTTTGCAGATGGCGCATGCCATGGCGACACTGGCAAATAACGGCATCATCATGAAACCGCATCTGGTCAAAATGACAGAAGACCCACAAACCAGGCAAAGGGTGTTGACTGTCCCCAAAGAGACGGCCCGCATTCCCCTTAAACAGGAAAACATCGATTTCATCAAAAATGCCATGGTCGGCGTCACCAAAGAGGGTACTTCTGCCAGAGTGTTCCAGGGAACTGAATATGTTTCTGGTGGCAAGACAGGTACAGCACAGGTGGTGGGTATTAAAAAAGGCGAAAAATATAATGCCAAGAACATGGCTGCGCGCCATCTTGATCACTCCCTGTATACTGCCTTCGCTCCGGCTGACCGTCCCAAAATAGCGATCGCCATTATTGTAGAGAACGGCGGCTTTGGTGCAGAGGCGGCTGCGCCCATAGTGCGCAAGGCACTTGACTATTACTTGCTGGGCAAGCGTCCGCAAGACAAGGGCAGCAAGGATCAGGTACCACCACAACCCAAGCCGCAAAGCGACATGACCCTGTACCGCTCTGATGCTGAAGTCAAGGCACCGGCTGAGCCTGATCCAGGTCCCAAGCCTGGTGGCGAAACTACAGGCAATAAGGATTGA
- the mreD gene encoding rod shape-determining protein MreD: MNSPHYILLPVNPLFIAISFAIAFFFNFLPWGGWIGVPDFVALVLVFWTIHQPRKVGIGVAFAMGLLMDVHDSIYMGENALAYTLLSYFAIMIHRRVLWFHPLTQTLHVFPLFLFAQLVQLAVRMLVAPDAHFPGWAYFTVSLVTTVLWPFATLLLLAPQRRAKDKDHTRPI, translated from the coding sequence ATGAATAGCCCGCACTACATCTTATTGCCGGTCAATCCGCTATTTATCGCCATCAGTTTCGCCATCGCTTTCTTCTTTAATTTCTTGCCATGGGGCGGCTGGATAGGTGTACCTGATTTTGTTGCCCTGGTATTGGTATTCTGGACCATACATCAGCCGCGCAAGGTTGGCATAGGGGTGGCATTCGCCATGGGGTTGCTGATGGATGTGCATGACTCCATCTACATGGGTGAAAACGCGCTGGCTTATACCCTGTTATCGTATTTTGCCATCATGATACACAGGCGCGTGCTCTGGTTTCATCCACTGACACAAACCCTGCATGTGTTTCCCCTGTTTTTGTTTGCCCAACTGGTGCAGCTTGCCGTACGCATGCTGGTGGCACCGGATGCGCATTTTCCGGGTTGGGCTTATTTTACCGTCAGCCTGGTGACGACTGTGTTGTGGCCGTTTGCAACTTTGCTCTTGCTGGCACCTCAAAGACGCGCCAAAGATAAAGACCACACCCGTCCTATCTGA
- the mreC gene encoding rod shape-determining protein MreC, translated as MDYSPPPLFKQGASARVRVVFFAVLAIFLLVVDSRLKSLTLVRQILGSVLYPVQMVAVMPRDTVKRVSDYFVSVTTLEKENTQLKRQQTQNADTLQQTGQLMAENTHLRKLLDARERLQVKSVMAEIIYDARDPASRKVIIDRGIKHGLTLSQPVIDDKGVVGQVTRVFPLTAEVTLLTDKNQAIPVQILRNGLRSVAYGRGQSSYLDMRLTTNADIQNGDQLVTSGIDGIYPPGLAVAKVVQVENKANTTFESILCVPTAGIDRNKQLLVLLVSADNLSRPDTEDVRAKKEKINRKVTRDAAAPTSDTKPVDQPMKDLPVKDGVVKETPAKDAAAKDAPPKDAAAKDAPATAKEPKT; from the coding sequence ATGGATTACAGCCCGCCACCACTCTTCAAGCAAGGCGCCTCTGCGCGCGTCAGAGTGGTTTTCTTTGCCGTACTGGCGATCTTTCTGTTAGTTGTTGATTCCCGTCTGAAGTCCCTGACCCTGGTCAGGCAAATCCTCGGCAGTGTGCTGTATCCGGTACAGATGGTCGCCGTCATGCCGCGTGATACTGTCAAGCGTGTTTCTGATTATTTTGTGTCAGTCACGACGCTGGAAAAAGAAAATACGCAACTCAAGCGCCAGCAAACCCAGAATGCCGATACCCTGCAGCAGACCGGGCAGTTGATGGCTGAAAACACCCATCTGCGCAAGTTGCTGGATGCGCGTGAGCGTCTGCAGGTCAAGTCTGTCATGGCAGAGATCATCTACGATGCCCGTGATCCTGCCAGCCGCAAGGTCATCATAGACCGTGGCATCAAGCATGGCCTGACCTTGTCCCAGCCAGTGATTGATGACAAGGGTGTAGTCGGTCAGGTGACCCGGGTTTTTCCGCTGACGGCAGAAGTGACCTTGCTGACCGATAAAAACCAGGCCATCCCTGTACAAATCCTGCGTAATGGCTTGCGCAGCGTGGCCTATGGCCGTGGCCAGTCCAGCTACCTGGACATGCGCCTGACCACCAATGCCGATATCCAGAATGGCGATCAACTGGTGACTTCTGGCATTGATGGTATCTACCCGCCTGGTCTGGCAGTTGCCAAGGTGGTACAGGTCGAGAACAAGGCCAACACCACCTTTGAAAGCATCTTGTGTGTGCCAACTGCGGGCATAGACCGCAACAAGCAGTTACTGGTCTTGCTGGTATCTGCAGATAATTTGTCGCGTCCTGATACCGAAGATGTGCGTGCCAAGAAAGAGAAAATCAATCGCAAGGTAACCCGTGATGCGGCAGCACCTACATCTGATACCAAGCCTGTCGATCAGCCCATGAAAGATTTGCCGGTCAAGGACGGCGTTGTGAAAGAAACTCCAGCCAAAGATGCGGCAGCCAAGGATGCGCCACCTAAAGACGCAGCAGCCAAGGATGCACCTGCAACTGCAAAGGAGCCCAAAACATGA
- a CDS encoding rod shape-determining protein, translated as MFGFLRSYFSNDLAIDLGTANTLIYVRSQGIVLDEPSVVAIRQEGGPNGKKTIQAVGKEAKQMLGKVPGNIEAIRPMKDGVIADFTVTEQMLKQFIRMVHDTKFFKPSPRIIICVPCGSTQVERRAIRESALGAGASQVYLIEEPMAAAIGAGLPVSEATGSMVVDIGGGTTEVGIISLGGMVYKGSVRVGGDKFDEAIVNYIRRNYGMLIGEQTAEAIKKAIGSAFPGSEVKEMEVKGRNLSEGIPRSFTISSNEILEALTDPLNNIVSAVKNALEQTPPELGADIAEKGMMLTGGGALLRDLDRLLMEETGLPVIVAEDPLTCVVRGSGMALERMDKLGSIFSYE; from the coding sequence ATGTTTGGTTTTTTACGTAGTTATTTTTCAAATGATCTGGCGATCGATCTGGGAACAGCCAACACGCTGATTTATGTACGTAGCCAGGGTATCGTGCTCGATGAGCCATCCGTAGTCGCGATCCGCCAGGAAGGCGGACCTAATGGCAAGAAAACTATCCAGGCAGTGGGTAAAGAAGCCAAGCAGATGCTGGGCAAGGTACCGGGTAATATTGAAGCTATCCGCCCCATGAAAGACGGCGTGATTGCCGACTTTACTGTCACCGAGCAAATGCTCAAGCAATTTATCCGCATGGTGCATGACACCAAGTTCTTCAAGCCATCCCCACGTATCATCATTTGCGTCCCTTGCGGTTCTACCCAGGTAGAACGCCGTGCTATCCGTGAATCTGCCCTGGGTGCCGGTGCTTCCCAGGTTTACTTGATTGAAGAACCGATGGCTGCTGCGATAGGCGCTGGTTTGCCAGTATCCGAGGCAACCGGTTCCATGGTCGTCGATATCGGTGGTGGTACGACGGAAGTCGGTATCATTTCCCTCGGCGGCATGGTCTATAAGGGTTCTGTACGCGTCGGTGGTGACAAGTTTGACGAGGCTATCGTCAACTATATCCGTCGCAACTACGGCATGCTGATCGGTGAGCAAACTGCGGAAGCCATCAAAAAGGCCATCGGCTCTGCTTTCCCTGGCTCTGAAGTCAAGGAAATGGAAGTCAAGGGACGTAACCTGTCAGAAGGCATACCACGTTCCTTCACGATTTCCAGTAATGAAATCCTGGAAGCATTGACAGATCCGCTGAACAACATTGTTTCTGCCGTTAAAAACGCGCTGGAACAAACGCCACCAGAACTCGGCGCCGACATTGCCGAAAAAGGCATGATGCTGACCGGCGGTGGTGCACTCCTGCGTGACCTTGACCGTCTGCTGATGGAAGAAACCGGCTTGCCTGTCATCGTTGCTGAAGACCCGCTGACTTGCGTGGTCCGTGGCTCTGGCATGGCGCTGGAACGCATGGACAAGCTGGGCTCGATCTTTTCTTACGAATAA
- the gatC gene encoding Asp-tRNA(Asn)/Glu-tRNA(Gln) amidotransferase subunit GatC yields MSLTLEDVKRIANLAKLETSAEEEVSTLEKLNGIFSLVEQLKAVDTTGVAPLSHPIAALLPEMALRLREDVVSESNHREDYQKPAPATQDGLYLVPQVIE; encoded by the coding sequence ATGTCGCTGACACTTGAAGATGTGAAAAGAATTGCCAATTTGGCAAAATTAGAAACCTCCGCCGAGGAGGAAGTCTCTACCCTGGAGAAATTGAACGGCATTTTCTCTCTGGTAGAGCAGTTAAAAGCAGTGGATACCACCGGTGTAGCGCCACTGAGCCACCCTATCGCCGCCCTGCTGCCAGAAATGGCTTTGCGCCTGCGTGAAGACGTGGTGAGCGAAAGCAATCATCGCGAAGATTATCAAAAGCCAGCGCCAGCGACCCAGGATGGCCTTTACCTCGTACCCCAGGTTATTGAATAA
- the gatA gene encoding Asp-tRNA(Asn)/Glu-tRNA(Gln) amidotransferase subunit GatA, translated as MHTKTISQLSALLQSKQVSATELAQHYLNRIAASDLNAFLHVNPEWTLQQAAAADARLASGDAGVLTGVPIAHKDIFVTRDWRSTAGSRMLENYVSPFDATVVELFNKAGTVTLGKLNCDEFAMGSSNENSYFGAVKNPWDKTAVPGGSSGGSAAAIAARLAPAVTATDTGGSIRQPASFCGVTGIKPTYGSVSRYGMIAFASSLDQGGPIAQTAEDCGILLNAMTGFDEKDSTSLERKKEDFNRDLNKSLQGLRIGVPKEFFSAGLAADVEQAVRAALAEYEKLGATLVEISLPKTELSIPVYYVIAPAEASSNLSRFDGVRYGYRAAEYKDLNEMYKKSRAEGFGAEVKRRILVGAYVLSHGYYDAYYLQAQRIRRLIAQDFAAAFEKCDVIMGPVAPTVAWDLGSKADDPVANYLADIFTLSTSLAGLPGMSIPCGFGQGEKNAKRPVGLQIIGNYYDEAKLLNVAHQFQQATDWHTRAPA; from the coding sequence ATGCATACTAAAACAATTTCGCAATTATCCGCCCTGCTGCAAAGCAAGCAGGTATCCGCCACCGAACTTGCCCAGCACTACCTGAACCGTATTGCTGCCAGTGACCTGAATGCCTTCCTGCATGTGAATCCTGAATGGACCTTGCAACAGGCTGCCGCAGCCGATGCACGCCTGGCCAGTGGTGATGCCGGTGTGTTGACGGGCGTGCCTATCGCCCATAAAGATATTTTCGTGACACGCGACTGGCGCTCTACAGCAGGCTCACGCATGCTGGAAAATTATGTCAGCCCTTTCGACGCCACCGTGGTTGAGCTGTTCAACAAGGCTGGTACCGTCACCTTGGGCAAATTGAATTGCGATGAATTCGCCATGGGTTCATCGAATGAAAATTCCTATTTTGGCGCCGTGAAAAACCCCTGGGACAAGACTGCCGTACCTGGTGGCTCTTCTGGCGGTTCAGCAGCGGCGATTGCAGCGCGTCTGGCACCGGCAGTGACCGCTACTGACACTGGTGGCTCTATCCGTCAACCGGCATCGTTTTGCGGCGTCACCGGTATCAAGCCAACATATGGCAGCGTATCGCGTTACGGCATGATCGCATTTGCGTCTTCACTGGACCAGGGCGGCCCTATCGCCCAGACTGCAGAAGATTGCGGTATTTTGCTGAATGCGATGACAGGTTTTGATGAGAAGGATTCGACTTCTCTCGAACGCAAGAAAGAAGATTTCAACCGTGACCTGAACAAATCTTTGCAAGGTCTGCGCATAGGTGTGCCCAAGGAATTTTTCTCTGCTGGTCTGGCTGCCGACGTAGAACAAGCCGTACGTGCTGCGCTGGCTGAATATGAAAAGCTGGGTGCGACACTGGTAGAAATTTCCCTGCCAAAAACCGAGTTGTCCATCCCTGTGTATTATGTGATTGCACCGGCAGAAGCCTCCTCCAATCTGAGCCGTTTTGACGGTGTACGTTATGGTTATCGTGCAGCAGAGTACAAAGACTTGAATGAGATGTACAAGAAGTCGCGAGCCGAAGGTTTTGGTGCTGAAGTCAAGCGCCGTATTCTGGTTGGTGCCTATGTACTGTCACACGGTTACTACGATGCCTATTATTTGCAGGCACAAAGAATCCGCCGTCTGATCGCCCAGGACTTTGCAGCAGCTTTCGAGAAATGCGATGTCATCATGGGGCCGGTGGCACCAACCGTGGCATGGGACCTGGGCTCGAAAGCGGATGATCCTGTAGCCAACTATCTGGCGGATATTTTCACCCTCTCGACCAGCCTGGCAGGCTTGCCTGGCATGTCCATCCCTTGTGGTTTTGGCCAAGGTGAAAAGAATGCGAAGCGCCCGGTAGGTTTGCAAATCATCGGCAATTATTATGATGAAGCGAAATTGCTGAATGTGGCCCACCAGTTCCAGCAAGCGACAGACTGGCATACACGCGCACCGGCATGA